Genomic DNA from Candidatus Nitrosopumilus koreensis AR1:
GGACTCCCAAAAGTCAGACTAAATCCAGCAGTAGGAATAGTTGAGATTGCAAGTGGGTGTATGAGCGAATGTACGTTTTGTCAAACTAAAATTTCCAAAGGCGATCTCCAAAGCTACAGACTGGGAGATATTGTTAGACAAGTAAAAACGGAAATTGATGAAGGATGTAAAGAAATTTGGTTAACATCAACTGATAACGGATGTTACGGATTGGACATTGGAACAGATTTACCTGCATTAATTAATGCAGTTTCAGAAATTCCAGAGGACTTTATGGTTAGAGTTGGAATGATGAATCCAATGTACATGCCAAGAATTAAAGAAAAATTAATTGAATCATACGAAAATGACAAAGTCTTCAAATTTCTTCATATTCCAGTACAAAGTGGAAGTGACAAAGTACTACAGGATATGAAAAGAGGTCATACTGCAGGAACATTTAGAGAGATAGTAAAAAAGGCAAAAGAGAGATTTCCAAACTTTACTATTTCAACAGATATCATAGTAGGTTTCCCATCAGAAACAAGAGAAGACTTTGAAAAAACAGTAGAATTACTTGATGAAACAAGACCAGATGTAGTAAATTTATCAAAATATAGCGCCAGACCAGGAACCGAAGCTGCTGAATGGGAACAAATCGATGTTGCAGAAGTAAAGTCAAGAAGCAAGGAGATTTTTGAGCAGATCAACAAAATATCGCTAGATAACAACAAAAAATGGATCGGGTGGAAAGGAAACGTCCTCTTTGATGAAAAGACAGAGGATGGCATCAAAGGTAGAAACTTTGCTTACAAGCCAGTGTTTGTTCCAGAACAAGTAGACATAGGACAATCACATACAGTAGAAATTATCGATGCTACTCAAAACAGCCTGCTTGGAAAGATCGCAAGCTAAATTTTTTAGATCTAAAATTTGATTAAAAAAACGTAAGAAGGTTTTTTATGGAATTCAGTGAATAGGAACTGAAATGAGTTTTCAAGTAAAAGAACCAATTTTAGTAATAGGTCTGGGTGGCGCAGGCTCAAAATTAGCAGTTAAGGCAAAAGATGCACTAAATTCAGATTGTCTTCTAATCAGTAATGATTCAAAGGACTTCATAGAAGAAGTGCCATCTGTTCATGTTTCAACTGATTCTGTGATAAATCCATCTATGCAATTAATCAGAGGCTCAACTTATGATGTTTCAGAAGAGATCAAGTCAAAAATTTCAGGTTATTCTACTGTGGTAATGATGAGTAATTTGGCTGGAAAAGCAGGCTCAGCCATAGCACCAGTTGTTTCAGAAATGTGTAAGGAATCAAACAAAGGACTGATTTCATTTGCAATTATGCCTTTCAAATACGAAAAAGATAGAATTTTCAATTCTGGTGTTGCATTAAAGAGAGTTAGAGAAAACTCTGAATGTACTGTTGTGCTTGATAACGATTCATTACTTGAGAGCAATCCAGATTTGACTCCAAAAGCATGCTATGATATTGCAAACTCTGCAATAATACACGTAGTTGAATCACTTGGAGCCTCAGAGATGGCTTCTGAGACAAATATTCTTACAACAAGCAAAGACGGACAAAATATCGAAGATTCGCTTAGAGATTCACTAAAAATGCTATATGAAAATGCCCCACCAAATACAGTAAAGCGTTCAATGCTATATGTCGTAGGAGGAAGCAATATTCCAGTAGGAGTATTAAATTCAATTACAAATCTTACAAGCGGAATTCTAAATGAGAGTAATTCACAAATTGATATGACTTCAACTACCGAAGAATCTAAAGTAGTGATGTTGTCATCCATTCAAGGAATGACAAAATTTGATAATTATGATCCTCTTGGGATGATTTCACAAGAAAATACACTTGACTGGGTTACACCAGATTGTAGTATTGATTGTAAACTAGATTTACCACAACTAGAATAAAACTTTGTCTTCAACTTTTGGAGTTTCTTTTTCGGTAGTTACTTTAGATTCAATTTCTTCCTCATATGGAGAAACAAGAACATAGCCCTCGTCAGTCTTGCTCATTCGAACTCTAATTTTTCTTGGAGGGCTACGAATTCCTTTTGCCCAAATTTGATGAGCCAAGTCTTCTTCAATTTTAATATCTTCAACTTTCATGTGATGACGAGCAAATTCTTTAATCATGTTAATTGCTCTGACTGCTCTATGTTGTGATTGTGAGAGCAATACTTTGCCGAGATTAATTGTATAAACACGTTCTAATTCTTGAGACATCTATCCTACCTCCACATCAGTTGATCTCCAAGCTCTACGTTTTGGATTTGTTCTAACACTTCTCTTTGTTTTGAGAATAATCCAAGCTGGTACAGGTGATGCCTGTTTTGTTTTTTTCAACAGACGAATTTTCCTTGGAGAGGACTTACGTGCAGCCATAGTTTTTCAGGCACGAAGAGCTCTTTTTAAATGAATCTCAGGATTTTAGGCCACTATGAATTTGTTTTAGTATTCTAGCAGAAGCACCCCATACTATTTTGTTTTGATACTCAAATGTATACATCTCTTGAATGATGTTATGAGTGGGATTAGGGTCTTGTGCCATAGTTTTCAAAAAAGACTCCAAAGGTATATGAAAAATTTTTTCAACTTCACAGTTTGCAGAAAGTTTGGGTATTTCATTAACAACAGAAATGAAGGGCAAGATAAGAAAACCAGAGTTCAATGTAACCACAGGATCTAATTGTCCTACAACCTGATCTCGGGTAATGGTCAACCCAATCTCTTCACTAGTTTCACGAAGTGCAGTATCAAGAAGATCAGAATCACTAGTATCCAGTTTTCCTCCAGGAAAAGATATTTCGCCTGCATGAAATTTCATATTTTTTGGTTTCTCAGTCATCACAACCTTTGGTTCCTGTCCATAAATTACAACAAGGATTGAAGCCAAACGATATTTTTTAGTATTTTCTAAAATAGGATCAATCGGAGTAGAAAATAGGGATTCAATTTTTTCCAGTGTTAACATTACTTTCCCACTTTTCCATATCGGTTTTAGTATTCAAAGGTTTTAACCAAGGATACAAAAAATTACAATATGACAATTAGATATGAAGCTAATCCTCCTAAAATTTTACCTAATGTAGATACAGACGAATCGATAAAGAAATTCATTGAGAAGATAAAAAGTATTTCAAAAAAATGTGACGCAATTCATCTTACAGAAAATGTGTTAGGATATCAAAGAGTATCTCCATTAGAC
This window encodes:
- a CDS encoding tRNA (N(6)-L-threonylcarbamoyladenosine(37)-C(2))-methylthiotransferase yields the protein MAKIFVESYGCSASFADSEMISGLILNGGHTLVEDSEESDLNIVVTCSVKDATANKMIHRIKSLKTKPLVVAGCLPKAEKETVERFSENASLLGPNSLGKTLQVIDSTLQGRKEIALEDSDLSKVGLPKVRLNPAVGIVEIASGCMSECTFCQTKISKGDLQSYRLGDIVRQVKTEIDEGCKEIWLTSTDNGCYGLDIGTDLPALINAVSEIPEDFMVRVGMMNPMYMPRIKEKLIESYENDKVFKFLHIPVQSGSDKVLQDMKRGHTAGTFREIVKKAKERFPNFTISTDIIVGFPSETREDFEKTVELLDETRPDVVNLSKYSARPGTEAAEWEQIDVAEVKSRSKEIFEQINKISLDNNKKWIGWKGNVLFDEKTEDGIKGRNFAYKPVFVPEQVDIGQSHTVEIIDATQNSLLGKIAS
- a CDS encoding cell division protein FtsZ yields the protein MSFQVKEPILVIGLGGAGSKLAVKAKDALNSDCLLISNDSKDFIEEVPSVHVSTDSVINPSMQLIRGSTYDVSEEIKSKISGYSTVVMMSNLAGKAGSAIAPVVSEMCKESNKGLISFAIMPFKYEKDRIFNSGVALKRVRENSECTVVLDNDSLLESNPDLTPKACYDIANSAIIHVVESLGASEMASETNILTTSKDGQNIEDSLRDSLKMLYENAPPNTVKRSMLYVVGGSNIPVGVLNSITNLTSGILNESNSQIDMTSTTEESKVVMLSSIQGMTKFDNYDPLGMISQENTLDWVTPDCSIDCKLDLPQLE
- a CDS encoding 50S ribosomal protein L31e, with product MSQELERVYTINLGKVLLSQSQHRAVRAINMIKEFARHHMKVEDIKIEEDLAHQIWAKGIRSPPRKIRVRMSKTDEGYVLVSPYEEEIESKVTTEKETPKVEDKVLF
- a CDS encoding 50S ribosomal protein L39e, producing the protein MAARKSSPRKIRLLKKTKQASPVPAWIILKTKRSVRTNPKRRAWRSTDVEVG
- a CDS encoding NUDIX hydrolase — its product is MLTLEKIESLFSTPIDPILENTKKYRLASILVVIYGQEPKVVMTEKPKNMKFHAGEISFPGGKLDTSDSDLLDTALRETSEEIGLTITRDQVVGQLDPVVTLNSGFLILPFISVVNEIPKLSANCEVEKIFHIPLESFLKTMAQDPNPTHNIIQEMYTFEYQNKIVWGASARILKQIHSGLKS